One Brachybacterium kimchii genomic window carries:
- a CDS encoding glycoside hydrolase family 32 protein, with translation MTHAPDPSFPALHRVHPTGWINDPNGIVRTDDRWHVHFQYNPAAPRHGDIRWGHMSSSDLVSWRPEPDSLVPRPGEADAGGCWSGVALLDPARDGAPTLVYSGVDGVDDEHARVMLARTSADMTEILEPGHVVADVPEEPRLLGVRDPFVFEAFGHRYAIQGAGILDADGTDADGGAAPATPALLLYGCDHLESWEPLGTLLTGEDPIAGEIAPAEIWECPQLVQVDGDWALLLSLWGRRGATEGRTSRTVHLVGSLEQDEEGAPRFVARTGGPIDSGPDLYAPQAVQDRENDRVLMWGWSWEGEGRTQEQADAQGWAGCLTFPRELALENDRLLARVPREIDALRAREELVIGNAVQVGAPPRLEVRAPHGARVEVLATDGGAHEVVALDGALRIFVDGSLLEAIGERTLPHTRRVHLADGERLRISGQELQAWSLCVPASSE, from the coding sequence ATGACCCACGCCCCTGATCCGTCCTTCCCCGCCCTGCACCGTGTGCACCCGACGGGCTGGATCAACGACCCCAACGGGATCGTGCGCACGGACGACCGCTGGCACGTGCACTTCCAGTACAACCCGGCCGCGCCCCGGCACGGGGACATCCGCTGGGGTCACATGTCCTCATCCGATCTGGTGAGCTGGCGCCCCGAGCCGGACAGCCTCGTCCCGCGCCCCGGAGAGGCCGACGCGGGCGGCTGCTGGAGCGGCGTCGCCCTCCTCGATCCCGCCCGCGATGGTGCGCCCACCCTCGTCTACTCGGGCGTCGACGGCGTCGACGACGAGCACGCGCGGGTGATGCTCGCGCGCACCAGCGCGGACATGACCGAGATCCTCGAGCCGGGTCACGTGGTCGCGGACGTCCCCGAGGAGCCGCGCCTGCTGGGCGTGCGCGACCCCTTCGTGTTCGAGGCCTTCGGTCATCGCTATGCGATCCAGGGCGCTGGGATCCTCGACGCCGACGGGACGGACGCAGACGGCGGGGCCGCCCCTGCGACGCCCGCGCTGCTGCTGTACGGCTGCGACCACCTCGAGAGCTGGGAGCCGCTGGGCACCCTGCTGACCGGGGAGGACCCGATCGCCGGCGAGATCGCGCCCGCGGAGATCTGGGAGTGCCCGCAGCTGGTGCAGGTGGACGGGGACTGGGCGCTGCTGCTCTCCCTGTGGGGCCGCCGGGGCGCGACCGAGGGACGGACCTCCCGCACGGTGCACCTCGTCGGCTCTCTGGAGCAGGACGAGGAAGGGGCCCCGCGGTTCGTCGCCCGCACCGGTGGCCCGATCGACTCCGGTCCCGATCTGTACGCGCCGCAGGCGGTGCAGGACCGCGAGAACGATCGAGTGCTGATGTGGGGCTGGTCCTGGGAGGGGGAGGGACGCACCCAGGAGCAGGCCGACGCCCAGGGCTGGGCCGGATGCCTCACCTTCCCCCGCGAGCTCGCGCTCGAGAACGATCGTCTGCTCGCGCGGGTCCCGCGGGAGATCGACGCGCTGCGCGCACGCGAGGAGCTCGTGATCGGCAACGCCGTCCAGGTCGGGGCGCCGCCGCGACTCGAGGTGCGCGCACCGCACGGTGCGCGCGTGGAGGTGCTCGCGACGGACGGCGGCGCCCATGAGGTCGTCGCACTCGACGGCGCCCTGCGGATCTTCGTCGACGGCAGTCTCCTCGAGGCGATCGGGGAGCGCACCCTGCCGCACACGCGGCGCGTGCACCTCGCCGACGGCGAGCGGCTGCGGATCAGCGGCCAGGAGCTGCAGGCCTGGAGCCTGTGCGTCCCCGCATCCTCGGAGTGA